One genomic window of Corticium candelabrum chromosome 21, ooCorCand1.1, whole genome shotgun sequence includes the following:
- the LOC134196680 gene encoding small ribosomal subunit protein mS35-like, protein MSRSCRQLAVWRLPFARLVSRSSETNDSERNFNARGRPREHSSNYVQSPGRQKAAATIRHLNEEWRNVWPLPRSYDHQIVHLPLRMGRANIPGMMPPRAFNNAELIKIPNFFHLTPSHIEKHCKALRGLLKPFPKRVDKDRILRIHTQNYIYPGSTVRHPGARKVRLKVYVKDLGLDETATKKLILLAGSRYNKEKDELTLIGDSCPTKRQNKDHVMYLLTVLCHEACKGEKRESEDERAGNKMVQL, encoded by the exons ATGTCGCGCTCTTGTCGCCAGCTTGCAGTTTGGCGTCTACCGTTCGCGCGGCTAGTCAGCAGAAGCTCGGAGACGAACGACAGCGAGCGGAACTTTAATGCGAGAGGAAGACCTCGCGAACATTCCTCTAATTATGTGCAGTCTCCAGGACGGCAGAAAGCGGCA GCAACAATTCGTCATCTGAATGAAGAGTGGAGAAATGTGTGGCCTCTACCTCGCTCCTATGATCATCAAATTGTTCACCTCCCTCTTCGTATGGGGCGAGCCAACATTCCGGGCATGATGCCACCTCGAGCTTTCAATAACGCAGAACTAATCAAA ATTCCAAACTTTTTTCATCTAACTCCTTCTCACATCGAGAAACATTGCAAAGCTTTGAGAG GCTTGTTGAAACCATTCCCAAAACGAGTCGACAAAGATCGAATACTACGAATACATACACAGAACTACATCTATCCAGGATCAACAGTTAGACATCCAGGAGCGAGGAAAGTTAGACTAAAG GTGTATGTGAAAGATCTGGGCTTGGATGAGAcagcaacaaagaaattgattttgttggCGGGATCTCGATACAACAAGGAGAAAGACGAACTGACATTAATCGGCGACAG TTGTCCGACGAAACGGCAGAACAAAGACCACGTGATGTATCTACTAACCGTCTTGTGCCATGAAGCTTGT AAAGGAGAGAAACGAGAGAGCGAAGACGAAAGAGCAGGCAACAAAATGGTACAGCTGTAG